A portion of the Micromonospora vinacea genome contains these proteins:
- the hisI gene encoding phosphoribosyl-AMP cyclohydrolase, with the protein MPVPDPPVTGVPSDPNELAAPAPARPSRLDPAIAAQLRRTADGLVAAVVRAHDSGEVLMVAWMDDEALHRTLTTGRATYWSRSRREYWVKGATSGHHQYVRSVALDCDGDALLVSVDQVGAACHTGHRTCFFTELPVTGTEAHR; encoded by the coding sequence GTGCCCGTACCTGACCCGCCGGTGACCGGCGTCCCCAGCGATCCGAACGAGCTGGCCGCGCCCGCGCCGGCGCGCCCGTCCCGGCTCGACCCGGCCATCGCGGCCCAGCTGCGCCGCACCGCCGACGGTCTGGTCGCCGCCGTGGTGCGTGCACACGACTCCGGTGAGGTGCTGATGGTCGCCTGGATGGACGACGAGGCGTTGCACCGCACCCTCACCACCGGCCGGGCCACCTACTGGTCGCGCAGCCGACGCGAATACTGGGTCAAGGGCGCCACCTCCGGGCACCACCAGTACGTGCGGTCGGTCGCCCTGGACTGCGACGGGGACGCGTTGCTGGTGAGCGTGGACCAGGTCGGCGCGGCCTGCCACACCGGCCACCGGACGTGCTTCTTCACCGAACTGCCCGTCACCGGGACGGAGGCACACCGATGA
- the trpC gene encoding indole-3-glycerol phosphate synthase TrpC: MLDEILAGVREDVARRQEQVPLERIRELAAAAPPPMDAYAALRKPGVAVIAEVKRSSPSKGRLAEIADPADLAVDYAAGGARAISVLTEGRWFGGSLDDLAAVRAAVTVPVLRKDFVVSSYQIHEARAHGADLVLLIVAALEQNVLMGLLERIESLGMTALVEVHDEEEADRALEAGAQVIGVNARDLRTLEVDRSVFERIAPGLPSSVVKIAESGVRGPHDLIRYASAGADAVLVGEGLVTQKSPREAVAELVNAGNHPATPRPVR, from the coding sequence GTGCTCGACGAGATCCTGGCTGGCGTACGTGAAGACGTCGCCCGCCGTCAGGAGCAGGTTCCGCTGGAGCGGATCCGTGAACTGGCAGCGGCTGCGCCGCCGCCCATGGACGCGTACGCGGCGCTGCGCAAGCCCGGCGTGGCCGTGATCGCCGAGGTGAAGCGCTCGTCGCCGTCCAAGGGCCGGCTGGCCGAGATCGCCGATCCGGCCGACCTCGCGGTCGACTACGCGGCCGGTGGGGCGCGGGCGATCAGCGTGCTGACCGAGGGGCGCTGGTTCGGCGGGTCGCTGGACGACCTGGCGGCCGTCCGTGCCGCGGTCACCGTGCCGGTGCTGCGCAAGGACTTCGTGGTCTCCAGCTACCAGATCCACGAGGCGCGCGCACACGGCGCCGACCTGGTCCTGCTGATCGTCGCCGCCCTCGAGCAGAACGTCCTGATGGGTCTGCTGGAGCGAATCGAGTCGTTGGGCATGACCGCCCTGGTCGAGGTGCACGACGAGGAAGAGGCCGACCGCGCGCTGGAGGCCGGCGCGCAGGTGATCGGGGTCAACGCCCGTGACCTGCGTACCCTTGAGGTCGACCGGTCGGTGTTCGAGCGGATCGCGCCCGGCCTGCCCAGCAGCGTCGTCAAGATCGCCGAGTCCGGCGTTCGTGGCCCGCACGACCTGATCCGATACGCCTCCGCGGGCGCCGACGCGGTCCTCGTGGGCGAGGGCCTGGTCACCCAGAAGAGCCCCCGCGAGGCGGTCGCCGAGTTGGTCAACGCCGGCAACCACCCGGCAACGCCCCGGCCGGTGCGCTGA
- a CDS encoding Trp biosynthesis-associated membrane protein, with the protein MSGGEPSVVGRRALTYAVLLCLAGAGLALWAATRSWSVELTVRPAPLPPVREARSGASLLPWLPALALVTLAGGGAVLATRGRPRRVLGVLLGVLGLAVAAGGGYGLVADVGGAVSRQWPALCLLGGLLAAVGGWWTALRGGDWPAMGARYERPARTAPEAASTQSDPAGPPTPLAGRRTTEAWDALDRGEDPTTD; encoded by the coding sequence ATGAGTGGCGGGGAGCCCTCCGTCGTGGGCCGGCGCGCGTTGACGTACGCCGTGCTGCTCTGCCTGGCCGGCGCGGGCCTGGCGCTCTGGGCCGCGACGCGTAGCTGGTCGGTCGAGCTGACGGTACGTCCGGCGCCGCTGCCACCGGTGCGTGAGGCCCGCAGCGGTGCGAGCCTGCTGCCCTGGCTGCCGGCGTTGGCCCTGGTGACCTTGGCCGGGGGTGGTGCGGTGCTGGCCACCCGGGGCCGCCCGCGGCGGGTCCTCGGTGTGCTGCTCGGCGTGCTCGGTCTGGCCGTGGCGGCCGGAGGTGGGTACGGGCTGGTAGCCGACGTGGGCGGCGCGGTGAGCCGGCAGTGGCCGGCGCTCTGCCTGCTCGGCGGCCTGCTGGCCGCGGTGGGCGGCTGGTGGACGGCGTTACGTGGCGGTGACTGGCCGGCGATGGGCGCGCGGTACGAACGTCCGGCGCGGACCGCTCCGGAGGCCGCGTCGACGCAAAGTGACCCGGCTGGGCCGCCGACGCCGCTGGCGGGGCGGCGGACCACCGAGGCGTGGGACGCGCTGGACCGGGGCGAGGACCCCACGACCGACTGA
- a CDS encoding anthranilate synthase component I, with protein MTDGTLSPDLGTFTELAAEWRVVPVTRRLLADAETPVGVYRKLAGGPGTFLLESAEQGVGSAGMAWSRYSFIGVRSSATLIERDGVATWLGQPPAGLSTEGDPVRMLRETVAALAGPVGDPSNGLPPLTGGMVGYLGYDLIRRFERLPELTEDDLGVPELGMMLATDLVVLDHYDGSAILVANAVLPPLDAPDRAPQVAAAYHHAVGRLDAMTTALSRPIPPMISTVERPPAGEVLCRTPDGGYPKAVEAAKEAIRAGECFQIVLSQRFERTTHADPLDVYRVLRTSNPSPYMYLLRFDGFDIVGSSPEAHLKVTGAADGRRRALLHPIAGTRPRGGTPAADAALAAELLADPKERAEHVMLVDLGRNDLGRVCQPGSVEVPEFATIERYSHVMHIVSTVTGTLRDDQSAFDALAATFPAGTLSGAPKVRAMEIIEELEPVRRGLYGGTVGYFGFGGDLDMAIAIRTALIRDGRAYVQAGAGVVADSDPAAEDQETRNKAAAVLAAIAAAETLRPAR; from the coding sequence ATGACCGACGGCACGCTCAGCCCCGACCTGGGCACCTTCACCGAGCTGGCCGCCGAGTGGCGGGTCGTGCCGGTCACCCGGCGGCTGCTGGCCGACGCGGAGACCCCGGTCGGGGTCTACCGGAAGCTGGCCGGTGGGCCGGGCACGTTCCTGTTGGAATCGGCCGAGCAGGGCGTCGGCTCGGCCGGCATGGCCTGGTCGCGGTACTCGTTCATCGGCGTACGCAGCAGCGCCACCCTGATCGAACGCGACGGCGTGGCGACCTGGCTCGGTCAGCCGCCGGCCGGGCTGAGCACCGAGGGTGACCCGGTGCGGATGCTGCGGGAGACGGTGGCGGCGCTGGCCGGCCCGGTCGGCGACCCGTCCAACGGCCTGCCGCCGCTGACCGGGGGCATGGTCGGCTACCTCGGCTACGACCTGATCCGGCGCTTCGAGCGGTTGCCCGAGCTGACCGAGGACGACCTGGGCGTCCCGGAGCTGGGTATGATGCTCGCCACCGACCTGGTGGTGCTGGACCACTACGACGGCTCGGCGATCCTGGTCGCCAACGCGGTGCTGCCGCCGTTGGACGCCCCGGACCGCGCCCCGCAGGTCGCCGCCGCCTACCACCACGCGGTGGGCCGGTTGGACGCGATGACCACGGCGCTGTCCCGGCCCATCCCGCCGATGATCTCCACCGTCGAGCGTCCGCCGGCCGGCGAGGTGCTCTGCCGTACGCCCGACGGCGGTTACCCGAAGGCGGTGGAGGCGGCCAAGGAGGCGATCCGGGCCGGTGAGTGCTTCCAGATCGTGCTGTCCCAGCGTTTCGAGCGGACCACCCACGCCGACCCGCTGGACGTCTACCGGGTGCTGCGCACCAGCAATCCCAGCCCGTACATGTACCTGCTGCGCTTCGACGGGTTCGACATCGTCGGCTCGTCCCCGGAGGCGCACCTGAAGGTCACCGGGGCCGCGGACGGGCGGCGCCGGGCGTTGCTGCACCCGATCGCCGGCACCCGGCCGCGGGGCGGCACCCCCGCCGCCGACGCCGCGCTCGCCGCCGAGCTGCTCGCCGACCCGAAGGAACGGGCCGAGCACGTGATGCTTGTCGACCTCGGCCGCAACGACCTGGGTCGGGTCTGTCAGCCCGGCAGCGTGGAGGTGCCCGAGTTCGCCACCATCGAGCGGTACAGCCACGTCATGCACATCGTCTCCACAGTCACCGGCACGCTGCGTGACGACCAGAGCGCCTTCGACGCGCTGGCCGCGACCTTCCCGGCCGGCACGCTCTCCGGGGCACCAAAGGTGCGCGCCATGGAGATCATCGAGGAGTTGGAGCCGGTCCGTCGTGGCCTCTACGGCGGCACCGTCGGCTACTTCGGCTTCGGCGGCGACCTGGACATGGCGATCGCCATCCGGACCGCGCTCATCCGGGACGGCCGCGCCTACGTGCAGGCCGGGGCGGGGGTGGTCGCCGACTCGGACCCGGCCGCCGAGGACCAGGAGACGCGCAACAAGGCTGCGGCCGTGCTGGCCGCGATCGCGGCGGCCGAAACCCTCCGGCCGGCCCGATGA
- the trpB gene encoding tryptophan synthase subunit beta: MSADALAPVAGPQPDSAGHFGRFGGRFVPEALVAALDELDGAWRTAMADESFRAEFGALLRDYAGTPSLLYEARRFSAKVGARVLLKREDLNHTGAHKVRNVLGQALLTKRMGKTRVIAETGAGQHGVATATAAALFDLECVVYMGQVDTERQALNVARMRMLGATVVPVTNGSRTLKDAMNEAMRDWVANVDETHYLIGTAAGPHPFPAMVRDFVRGIGDEARQQCLDLTGALPDAVTACVGGGSNALGIFHAFVGDEAVRLYGFEAGGDGVATGRHAASITGGSAGVLHGTRTFVLQDADGQTLESHSISAGLDYPGVGPEHAWLHDTGRANYLPVTDDEAMAAFELLCRTEGIIPAIESAHALAGTVALAPKLAAELGREPTIVVNLSGRGDKDVHTAGDYFGILDKER, from the coding sequence ATGAGCGCCGACGCGCTGGCCCCGGTGGCCGGCCCGCAGCCCGACTCCGCCGGCCACTTCGGCCGCTTCGGCGGTCGGTTCGTTCCCGAGGCCCTGGTGGCCGCGCTGGACGAGCTCGACGGGGCGTGGCGTACGGCGATGGCGGACGAGTCCTTCCGGGCGGAGTTCGGCGCGCTGCTGCGCGACTACGCCGGCACGCCGTCGCTGCTCTACGAGGCCCGGCGGTTCTCCGCGAAGGTCGGCGCGCGGGTGCTGCTCAAGCGGGAGGACCTCAACCACACCGGTGCGCACAAGGTGCGCAACGTGCTCGGCCAGGCGCTGCTCACCAAGCGGATGGGCAAGACCCGGGTGATCGCGGAGACCGGTGCCGGCCAGCACGGTGTCGCCACCGCGACCGCCGCCGCCCTGTTCGACCTGGAGTGCGTGGTCTACATGGGCCAGGTCGACACCGAGCGGCAGGCGCTCAACGTGGCCCGGATGCGGATGCTCGGCGCGACGGTCGTCCCGGTCACCAACGGCTCGCGCACCCTCAAGGACGCGATGAACGAGGCGATGCGCGACTGGGTGGCCAACGTCGACGAGACGCACTACCTGATCGGCACCGCCGCGGGCCCGCACCCGTTCCCGGCGATGGTGCGCGACTTCGTCCGGGGCATCGGTGACGAGGCCCGCCAGCAGTGCCTGGACCTCACCGGCGCGCTGCCGGACGCCGTCACCGCCTGCGTCGGCGGCGGTTCCAACGCGCTCGGCATCTTCCACGCGTTCGTGGGCGACGAGGCCGTGCGGCTGTACGGCTTCGAAGCCGGTGGCGACGGGGTGGCCACCGGCCGGCACGCGGCGAGCATCACCGGCGGGTCCGCCGGGGTGCTGCACGGCACCCGCACGTTCGTGCTCCAGGACGCTGACGGGCAGACCCTGGAGTCGCACTCGATCTCCGCCGGCCTGGACTACCCCGGCGTCGGCCCCGAGCACGCGTGGCTGCACGACACCGGCCGGGCGAACTACCTGCCGGTCACCGACGACGAGGCGATGGCCGCCTTCGAGCTGCTCTGCCGCACCGAGGGGATCATCCCGGCGATCGAGAGCGCGCACGCGCTCGCCGGCACCGTCGCGCTGGCCCCGAAGCTCGCCGCGGAGCTGGGCCGGGAGCCCACCATCGTGGTCAACCTCTCCGGGCGGGGCGACAAGGACGTGCACACCGCCGGTGACTACTTCGGCATCCTCGACAAGGAGCGGTGA